One segment of Vagococcus martis DNA contains the following:
- the bsh gene encoding choloylglycine hydrolase: MCTSVSFNGNHHYFGRNLDLDYTFNQEVVITPRNVVFELKNGKTLSSHFAMIGMAVISDNYPLYFDATNEKGLSIAGLNYPKNAFYQPDEKTEKSIASFELIPYVLSQCTTIDEVKSLLDDLIITDVAFNPEFPNSPLHWIIADKHAAITVESDRDGLHVYDNPVGVLTNNPPFPIQLFNLNNYRHLSAKTSANFFAPELDLDAYSNGMGAIGLPGDLSSMSRFVRATFTKEHSLKFQTVEEDINQFFHILSSVEQTKGLCDVGEEHYEYTIYSSCCDTDTGIYYYKTYNNSQISAVSLHHEDLEASDLIHYPLATKASIHSVN, from the coding sequence ATGTGTACATCAGTTAGTTTTAATGGAAACCATCATTATTTTGGACGAAACCTTGATTTAGATTATACATTTAATCAAGAAGTCGTCATTACACCTAGAAATGTCGTGTTTGAATTAAAAAACGGGAAAACTTTATCCTCTCATTTTGCGATGATTGGCATGGCTGTAATTTCAGATAACTACCCCCTTTATTTTGATGCGACCAATGAAAAAGGCTTGAGTATCGCTGGATTAAACTATCCTAAAAACGCTTTTTATCAACCAGACGAAAAGACAGAAAAAAGTATCGCGTCTTTTGAGTTGATTCCTTATGTGTTGTCTCAATGTACCACCATTGATGAGGTTAAATCACTTTTAGATGATCTGATTATCACTGATGTGGCTTTCAATCCTGAGTTTCCAAACTCGCCACTGCACTGGATAATTGCTGATAAACATGCTGCTATCACTGTTGAATCTGATAGAGATGGTTTACATGTGTATGATAATCCTGTCGGTGTTTTGACAAATAATCCACCGTTTCCTATCCAATTATTTAATTTAAACAACTACAGACATTTGTCTGCTAAAACAAGTGCGAACTTCTTTGCACCAGAACTAGACTTAGATGCCTACAGTAATGGTATGGGAGCAATTGGTTTACCAGGAGATTTATCCTCTATGTCACGTTTTGTTCGTGCAACATTCACTAAAGAACACAGTCTAAAGTTTCAAACTGTGGAAGAAGATATCAATCAGTTTTTCCATATTTTATCTTCTGTCGAACAAACTAAAGGCCTCTGTGATGTCGGCGAGGAACACTATGAATACACTATCTATTCTTCTTGTTGCGATACGGATACAGGCATTTATTACTACAAAACATATAACAATAGCCAAATTAGTGCCGTTTCTCTACATCATGAAGACCTTGAAGCCTCAGATTTAATCCATTATCCATTAGCAACCAAAGCAAGTATTCATTCAGTCAATTAA
- a CDS encoding rhodanese-like domain-containing protein encodes MDLLTTILIIIIASYGLYKLFFFIKRKRAAEWIEQDKFQETMRTAQVIDVREKEDYNRGHILGARSVPYTISRAHKEYLLAIRKDAPIYLYDNRTSMAIYMAGLLKKEGYKDIYILKGGYMNWTGKTKQK; translated from the coding sequence GTGGATTTATTAACAACTATATTAATTATTATTATTGCGAGTTATGGATTGTATAAACTATTCTTTTTCATCAAGAGAAAGCGTGCAGCTGAGTGGATTGAACAAGATAAATTCCAAGAAACGATGAGAACAGCTCAAGTTATTGATGTGAGAGAAAAAGAGGACTACAATCGTGGTCATATTTTAGGAGCAAGAAGTGTGCCGTATACTATTTCAAGAGCGCACAAAGAATATTTACTTGCCATTCGTAAAGATGCACCAATCTATTTGTATGACAACCGGACAAGTATGGCGATTTATATGGCTGGTTTGCTTAAAAAAGAAGGATACAAAGATATCTACATCTTAAAGGGCGGCTATATGAACTGGACAGGAAAAACGAAACAAAAATAA